TGACGGCGACCGCGACGCCGTCGGAGCTGTCGACGGTGACGGCCACGGCGACCGCGACGGGCACCGCGGCGGCGACCGTGACGGCGACCGCGACGCCGTCGGAGCTGTCCACGGTGACGGCCACCGCGACCGCCACCGGCACGGCGGCGGCGACGTTGACCGCGACCGCGACGCCCTCCGGGCTGCCCACCGCGACGCCCTCGGAGTTGTCGACCGTGACCGCCACCGCCACCGCGACCGGCACCGCGGCGGCGACGGTGACCGCGACGCCCTCCGGCACCGGCGCGCCGGCGACCGCGACCGCGTCGGGGACGCCCGCCGCCACCGCGACGCCGCCGCCGACCGGCACCGTCACGCCGCCGCCCACGCCATCGGCATCGCCGACACCGACGACCATCCCCGGCGACTGCGCCGGCACCGGCGTCGTCACCATCTCGGACCTGATCACCGGCGTGAACATCGCCCTCGGCAACCTGCCGCTCAGCGCCTGCCCGGCGTTCGATGTCAACGGCGACGGCCGGGTCACGATCGAGGAGCTGATCCTCGCCGTCAACGCGGCCCTCACCTCGCCGCCGCAGTAGCGCGGCTCAGCCGGGCGGCGCGGATCGGTTGCTCGGCGCCACCGGCACGGTGGGGTGCCGGGCGCTACAGGCGCAGGCCGACCGGCAGGGACTCGTCGAGGATGCGCGCCCGCTCCTGGCCCTCGAGGGGGACGACCTCGCTGACCAGGCGCGCGGCGCGTTCACCGTGCGGCAGGGTTCGCAGGTGCGCGGCGAGGCGATGGCGCAGGCCGTCGTCGAGATCGCGCTCGCGGTCGCCGACGCAGCGGGCCATCTGCGCGACGGCGAAGATGGTGCTCGCCGGACGCGGCCACGGCGCGTCGAGCAGGCGCGCCACCCACGCCTCCACCGTGGCGCGCGGCACGACGCAGTTCAGCGGTCCGGAGAATGGCGCGCGCGCCCCCAGTCGTCCGAGCGCCCAGATCTCCGCCTCGGTCGCTTTGCCCTTCGCCACGACCGGCACCAGGGCGGCGCCGAGCTCCGCCTTCGCCTCCGGCGCCAGGCGCTCGCAGCTCGCCAGCAACTGCCAGTACTCGCGCAGCTCCTGCGGACCGACCAGCGATCGCTTCTCCTTGATGCGCGCCTTCAGCCGCGGCAGCAGGAACGGCGCCGTCTGATTGAACAGCTCCTGCTGTTGCGCCCGGCTGAGGCCGCCGGCGATGCGCTTCCACAGCCCCCACCATTCGACGCGGCATTGCACCGCGCGCGGGAAGCGCATGCCCTGTGAATAGAGCTTCCACAGTTGCTGGATGCGCCACTCGTCGAGCGTCTCTCCGAAGCCGGGGCGGAGCAGAAAGCCGCACAGGTTGAGCCAGCGCGCCTCGTGCTCGGGGCTGGCGGCGCGTCCGGCCGCGCCGGCCAGCAGCGCGTCCCACAGGGCGCGGATCGCCGCCAGCGGCCAGGCGTCCTTGCCGGCGTCGAGCGCCGCCTCGAGCTCGCGCACCAGGGTCACCGGGCTGCGCCCGCCGGCGGCGCCCTCGGGCGGGTAGACGCCGGCGAGCAGCGCCGTGGCCGCCGCCATCCGCGCCTCGGGGATCGCCAGCTCGCTCGCCGATTCCGGCGTCGGCTCGGCGTCCGCGGCGGCGGTCGCATCGCGCAGCCCGAACTGCAGGCGCCAGCGATGGTCGGTGGTCAGCGACCGGCACCACATCTCGAGCGTGCCGATCTCGGTCAGGCCGGCGACCACGTGCACCGGCAGCTCGGTCGCCGCCAGCTTCTTGCCGAAGCGCAGCACGGTGCGGATCGGCGGCAGCTCGGTGAGCGTCTCGCGCTCGGCGCGGACGACACTGCCGGCGGCGTCGCCGAGTCGGGTGCTCGAGGCGAAGAGCGGAAAGCTCACCGGCCGGTTGGCGAGGATGGTGAACCCCGGGCTGGTGATCTCGATCGTTTCGCCCTCGTGCTGGCCGCGGGCCACCAGGCACACCGCGTCCACCGCCGTCGCTGGCAGGTCCGGCGCCGGCGCCAGGCCGAGGAAGAAGGCGCGCGGGCTGCCGCCGCCGATGCGCACGCCGAGGCCGCGGCGCACCAGGCCGTAGTAGGCGGCGCCGCGCGACACCGCGAGGTCGAGGCTGTCGCTCTCGAGGACGCCGAGCGGCCGGCCGCCGTTCCACTGCGCCAGTTGCGCGCACAGGCGGTCGCGGATCACCGCCGGGGTCAGCGCGCCGCCGTTGAAGAGCACGGCGTCCGGAGATCCGAGCGCGGCGTCGTCCGCGCCCAGGTGGTCGCCGGCGTGCTGGGCGAGGAACGCGGCGAGGTGGCGCGTGACCTCGGCCTCGGCGGCGAACGGCAGACCCCACTCCTGCAGCCCGGCGCGCGGCGTGCGGCGCGGCCGCGCCTCGGCGCCGACGAGCGGGAAGAAGCCGTCGAGCACCAGGTCGGCGACCTCGTCGCGGGCGAGCGACGCCTGCACGGCGCCGCCGACGACGGCGCGGCCACGGCCGCCGAGGTGGATCGGCACCGCGGCCGGCGGCTCTGCGGCGAGCAGGCGTTCCTTGGCGTCGCGGCAGAGGTTGGTCAGCAGGTGCCAGCGCTGGCTGTCGAGCTTTTCGCCCAGGCGCGGTTCGAGCAGGCGGGCGAGGGCGACGTCGATGTTGTCGCCGCCGAGCAGGATGTGGTCGCCGACCGCGAGCCGCTCCAGCGCCAGGCGCTCGCCGTCGGGGCGGATGCGCACCAGGCTGAAGTCGGTGGTGCCGCCGCCGACGTCGATCACCAGCGCCAGGTGGTACGGCCGCAGCCGCTCCTCCCACTCCGCCGGGTGGGCGCCGATCCAGGCGTAGAACGCGGCCTGCGGTTCCTCGATCAAGGTCACGCGCGGCAGACCGGCCTGCTGGGCGGCGGCGACGCTGAGCTCGCGCGCCACCTCGTCGAACGACGCCGGCACCGTCAGCACGACGTCCTGCGCCGCCAGCGGATCGTCGGGGAAGCGCTGGTCCCACGCCTCGCGCAGGTGCGCCAGGTAGCGCGCCGAGGCGGCGACCGGCGACACCTTGCGCACGCCCTCGGCCGCGGCCCAGGGCAGGATCGGCGCCTCGCGGTCGACGCCGCCATGGCACAGCCACGACTTCGCCGACGACACCAGCCGCCCCGGCACGCGGGCGCCCTGGGCGCGCGCGTATTCGCCGACCGCATAGTCGCGCGCGGCGTCCCAGGGCAGGGCCAGAGCCCCCGGCGCGACGTCGTGCTCGCCGGCGAGATAGAGAAACGAGGGCAGGGTGGGCCGCTCGCCCACCGCTCCCTCGGCCACCAGTTGGGCGACGTCGAACGAGGCGATCGTCCGCCCGCCCGACCGGGTGTCGACGTACGCCACCGCCGAGTTGGTGGTGCCGAGATCGATGCCCACTATGAAGCGCGCCGCCATAGATCCTCTTTCACCACGGAGGCACGGAGACACGGAGCGCCGTTCAGCCTCCGGGTCTCCGCGGTGAAGACTCGCCCTGGGTTCTGACGTTGAATTCCAGCTTCCACCGCTGACCGTCGCGGCCGACGCACCACAGCTCGAGGACGCCGAGCGCGTTGACATCGGCCTCGAGGTGCACCGGGACGACGGCGCCCTCGTGGCCGCTCCAGTCGAGCGTCGCGTGCAGCGGCGGCAGCTCCTCGATCTCGTCGCCGCTCCAGGCGTCGAGCAGCAGCCCGGGATGGTCCTCGCGGCGGGTCGTCGAGCTGAGGAAGCGGAACTCGGTCGGCTCGCCGACCACCAGCGCCAGCTCCTGCGACGGCAGCTCGACGGCGCTGCCCTCCTCGAGCCCGTGCGGCACGACGCACAGCGCCTTGATCGGCGGCCGCATGCCGGGCACGGCGGGCATCGCGGATTCGATGCCGACGTAGAAGGTGCGCGCGATGCCGCCGCGGATGCGCACGCCGCGGCCGCGCCGCGCCAGGCCGTAATAGGCGGCGCCGCGGGCCACCGCGAGCTCGGGGTCGGCGCCGTCGAGCACGCGCACCGCCCTGCCCGGATACCACTGGCCGAGCACCGACAGCAGGCGATCGCGCAGCGCCGTGGCGCGCATCACGCCGCCGTTGAACAGCACCGCCGTCGGGGCGGCGTCGGCGCTGCGGCCGAGGAACGAGGCGAGGTGGCGGGTGATGGCGGCATCGGCGGCGTACGGCAGGCCGAGCTCCTGCAGGCCGGCGCGGCGCGGCGCCTGCGGCCGATCGCCGAGCGCGCAGGGCGGGAAGAAGCCGTCGACCAGGGCGGTCGTCGCGTCGCCGCGGGCGACCTCGACCCGCAGCGCGCCGCCGACCACCTTGCGGCCGCGGCCGAGGATGGCGACGGGCAGGCCCGGCGGCGGCTCGCTGCCGAGCAGGCGCTCCTTCACCTCGCGGCAGCTCGCCACCAGGGCGCGCAGTTGCCAGGCATCGAGCGCCGTGCCGTCGGCGGCGAGGCGCTCGCGCACGGCGTAGGCGAGGGCGAGATCCATGTTGTCGCCGCCGAGCAGGATGTGCTCGCCGACGGCGACCCGCTCGAGCTGCAGGCTGCCGTCCGCGTCGCGCGCCGCGATGAGGCTGAAGTCGGAGGTGCCGCCGCCGACATCGCACACCAGCAGGGAGTCGCCGACCGCGATCTGCCGGCGCCACTCGTCGCCGGCGGCGGCGATCCAGGCGTAGAGCGCCGCCTGCGGCTCCTCCAGCAGCGTGACCGCCGGCAGGCCGGCGTCCGCGGCGGCGCGCAGCGTCAGCTCGCGCGCCGCGGGATCGAACGACGCGGGCACGGTGAGCAGCACGTCCTGCTCGCCGATCGGGTCCTCGGGGAAGGCCGTGTTCCACGCCGCCGCGAGGTGGGCGAGGAAGCGCGCCGACGCGGCCACCGGCGACAGCGCGGGGACGTCGTCCGGGGCGTTCCACGGCAGCCGGATGCCGTCGCGATCGGGGCCGCCGTACGAGAGCCAGGACTTGGCCGAGGCGATCACCCGGTCGGGCACCTCGCTCGCCCGCTGGCGGGCGTAGATGCCGGCGATCGGCTCGCCCGATCCGCCCTCGGCGGCCGCCGGCAGGTAGAGAAACGACGGCAACTGCGGTGCCGCCTCGGTCGTGCCCGGCGCGGTGAGCTGCGGAATCGGCAGGACGCGAATCTCGTCGCTGCCGTCGAGCGGCGCATAGGCGACGACGGAGTTGGTGGTGCCGAGGTCGATGCCGATGACGTAGCGCGTGGTCAATGTCCCGCCGTCCTGGCCGCTCTACTGGACCTCGACCTCGGCCGGCGCCAGGATCGCGGCGTCGACGCCGGCGGTTTTCGGCAGCGCCACGTGGGTGGCCCGCCAGCCGCCGTGCTGCAGCACGCCCTGGAACGGCGGCTGGCCATGGACGTTGCCGGTGAGACGCACGGCGGCGGGTTCGAAGCCCGATGCCACCTCGACCGTCGCGCCGTCGTCCTCGGGATAGATGCGCGTGATCTCCATCCGTTCGTGCAGCGCCTTGCGGCAGCCGGCGTGGATGGCGCGCACGGCCGCGCCGACCTGCGCGTCGGTGTACGGCTGGATGTCCTCCTCGAGGAAGTCCACCAGGCGTCCTTCCTTCTGCAGCAGCGCCAGCAGGCGCAGGGCGCCCTCGGCCGTGCCATCGGCGGCCCCGCCGGCGCCGGCCGCAGGCGTCGGCGTATCGCCGCGCTGCATGCCGGCCAGGAGGGCGAGGATGGCGCCGACCAGCAGCGGCGCGCCGGTGAAGAACCAGACGAATTGCGGCCGCTGTCCGACCGACTGGCCGATCGAGTGCACGGCCTGCTGCAGGAAGCCCCCCTCGATCGGCGGCGTCGTGCCGGTCAGCTCCTGCACCACCAGCGCATGGCAGAGGATGTTGCCGGCGGCCAGCAGGACGGCCGAGAGCAGGATGACGATGATGAGCAGGGTGCGACCGCGCGCGTTCGACATACGGCGACTCCTCCAGTGCCGAGGTGACAAGCGACTGTGTATAGCCAACCCGCCTCGCCATCTCCATACGGCGGGCCGCTCCCGCCTGTTCCCCGTGCCCGCGCGATGGGGCGGGATGCGCGCCGCGGCGTCCGGTTGCGCCGATGGCTCGGAGTTGTCACACACGACGCATGCCGGAACGCATCGGCATCGACCTCGGGGGGACCAAGATCGAAGGCGTCGTGCTCGACGACGCCACCGGCCAGGTTCTCCGGCGCGAGCGCGTGCCCACCGAGAGCGCCCGCGGCTACGACTACGTCGTCGACACGGTGGCGGCGCTGGTCGAACGCCTGCGCGCCGCGCATCCCGACGCGGCGACGATCGGCATCGGCACCCCGGGGGCGATCTCCAGCCGCACCGGACTGATGAAAAACTCGAACACCGCCTGCCTGAACGGCCGCGACCTGGCCGGCGATCTGCGGCGGCGGATCGGCTCGCCGCTGCGGGTGGAGAACGACGCCAACTGCTTCGCCCTCGCCGAGGCCCGGCACGGCGCCGGGCAGGGGGGCCGGCTGGTGTTCGGCGTCATCCTGGGCACCGGCGTCGGCGGTGGGTTGGTCATCGATGGCCGGCTCTGGTCGGGGCCGCAGCACATCGCCGGTGAATGGGGGCATCACGTCATCGATGTCCAGGGACCGCCGTGCTATTGCGGCCAGCGCGGCTGCGTCGAGGCGCTGATCGCCGGGCCCGCCGTCGAGCGTCGCTATCGCGAGCGCGGCGGCGACGCCGCCGCGATGCCGGCGATCGTGGTGCGCGCCCGCGCCGGCGAGGCGCTCGCCCGCGAGGTGCTCGACGAGCTCCTCGCCCACTACGGGCGGGCGATGGCCAACCTGGTGACCATCCTCGACCCCGACGTGGTGGTGCTCGGCGGCGGGTTGTCGCTGATCGACGAGCTCTACGACGCCGGGCGCGAGGCGGTGGCCCGGCGGGTGTTCAACGACGAGCTGCGGACACCGATCCGGCGCCACCAGCTCGGCGACTCCGCCGGCGTGATCGGCGCGGCGCTGCTGGAGTGACGGGCATCGCGCGGACGGACCGCTCGGGTCAGCCTCGATACGACAAAACACCTTCACCACGGAGGCACGGAGCCACGGAGGGTGCAGCGTGGGAATGGCGGGTGGGCGCGATCCCTATGGCCATTGCTGATGGCGTTGGGGATCTCGCCCCCGAACCCTCTCTTGTCCAGGTTACTCCGTGTCTCCGTGCCTCCGTGGTGAAATGTTTTCGTCAGATCAAGGTTCGAGCAGTTCCTTCGTCGACGGCATGCAGAGGAGGTCGGACTTCAGGACGTCGTAGTACTCGATCGCCTGCACGCCCGGCTCGAGCTTGTTGCGGATCTTGATCTTCCTCGGCAGCTTCAGATCCTCACTCGGTCCCGCGCCCTTGTCGGTGCGGATCTTGTAACAGATGAGATGCGCCTCGGGATTCCGCAGCGGCGCCGGCGTGGCGGTGCCGTTGGTGCGCTGCGATGGATTGCACTCGAGGAACGGCTTGAGGGCGACGACGAACTCCTTGCCGAACTGGTCGATGACCCGCACCGTGCGCTTCGCCGGCTTCGGCTTCCCCTCCGTCGTCTTGATCCGGTAGCACTTGTACGGGTCGATGCTCATCGGGACGTCCGGCGTATCGGTCGGCGAGCTGGTGGGCGTGATCGTCGACGTCCGCGTTGGCGTATTGCTCGGCGTGGCGGTGTTGGCCGGCGTCAGGGTGATCGTCGGGCTGACGCAGAAACCGGTGGCGCCGTTGCAGCTCGCGTTGTTCACGAACACGCCGGGCGTGTTGCAGGTGAACGGGGCCACCACCGGGCCGCAGGCCGGGATGGCCTCGTTCTGACAGCACTGCTTGGGCGTCGGCGTGATGGTCGGCGTGTCGGTGACCGTCGGCGTGTTGGTCACCGTGGCGGTGCGCGTCGCCGTCGTCGTGACGCTGGCGGTCGGCGTGTCGGTCGGCGTCGCCGTGGGGGTGCCGGTCGCGGTCGGCGTGCTGCTCGGCGTCGCCGTGGGCAGATCGCCGGCGACGCTGCAGCCGCCCAGGCAGTCGTCGTTCAGGTCGAACACCACGTTCGGACAGCTCGACGCGGTGCACGCCTGCGTGCAGGCCACCGAGCCCGACACGGCGTCGAGGCAGAAGCCGGCGCCGCAGCCACCGCCGCGGCACACGCAGCACATGGCGCCGACCGGCGGCGCGGCGAGTGTCGCCGCGACAACGATCGCGAATCCGACGAACGCCGCGAGCACGCGCACTGGACGGTTCCGCATGTCTGTCCTCCCGAGCTGTCGCCATCGCAGGCGCGCCGTCCCGTTCACCCCAGGCGCGACTGCCCAGCACTCGACGACCACCAACTGCTGCAACCGGTCTAGGGAGCCGGCACCATGCATGTCAAAGTCGTCAGCGCAGATATGCGGCGCAGCGTATCGCCGACGGCTCGTCGACGTCCATTGCGGGAATTCCCGTATGCCGGCGTCGGCGCCGCGGCGGCCCGCGGACCGCTGACGGCGGGTCGAGACATCAGCACCGGCGATTCATTCTGTTCGTTTCACGAATGACCGAATTTCATTCGGCGGAAGTCTTGAATCCGATTCTGGACTCGACTATCCGAGCACGTACACCTTATGAAATTCGATCTGGAACAGCCCGATCTCGACGAGATCGACCTGCGCATCCTGGCGCTGCTGCAGGAGCACTGTAAGACGCCGCTGGCCAAGATCGGCGAGCGGGTGGGGTTGTCGGCGCCGGCGGTGATCGAGCGCATCAAGAAGCTCGAGGAGAGCGGGGTCATCGTCGGCTACCGGGCGCTGATCGACGCGCGCAAGCTGGGGCACGACATCGGCGCCTTCATCGGCGTGCTCACCACCCATCCGCGCGGCATTCGCGACGTCGAGGAGCAGATCGCCAGCCGGCCCGAGGTGCTGGAGTGCCATCACGTCACCGGCGGCTACACGCTGCTCCTGAAGGTGCGGACGGCGGACACCTCGACGTTGGAGGAGCTGATCAGTCACCTGCGCTCGATCGAGGGGGTGACGCGCACCGAGACGATGGTGGTGTTGTCGACCTTCACCGAGCGGCAGTTGGAGGTGCGGCCGGAGGCGCCGCCGGTGAAGAAGCGGGCGCGCAAGTCGGTGAGCAAGGTGCTGCTGCAGGCGAAATCCACCGGGTGAGAAGGAACGGCACATGGAACGAGCGCTGAAGCGACAGGGGTTGTACGACCCGTTCTTCGAGCACGACGCCTGCGGCGTCGGGTTCGTCGCCAACATCGACGGGACGCGGTCGCACGCCATCATCGAGCAGGGACTGACGGTGCTGCGCAATCTCACGCACCGCGGCGCCTGCGGCTGCGACCCGGAGACCGGCGACGGCGCCGGCATCCTGCTGCAGGTGCCGGACGCGTTCCTGCGCAAGGCCTGCGCGGCGATCGACATCGAGCTGCCGCCGGCCGGCGAGTACGGTGTCGGCCTGGTGTTCCTGCCGCGCGACGTCCAGGAGCGGAACCACTGCGAGCGCGCCTTCGCGAAGATCGTCCGCGAGGAGGGGCAGAAGATGCTCGGCTGGCGCACGGTGCCGGTGGACGAGCGTCACTGCGGGTCCCTGGCGCGCCGGAACCTGCCCGAGATCCGCCAGATCTTCATCGGCCGCGGCGCCCGGACGCCGGACCAGGCGGCGCTGGAGCGCAAGCTCTACGTCATCCGCAAGCGCATCGAGCGGCAGATCCGCGAATCGAACCTGAACGACCGCGAGTACTTCTACGTCCCGAGCCTCTCCGCGCGCACCCTGGTCTACAAGGGCCTGCTGCTGCCGGAGCAGATCCCGGCGTTCTATCTCGACCTCGTCGATCCCGACCTCGCCAGCGCGCTCGCCCTGGTGCACCAGCGGTTCTCGACCAACACGCTGCCGTCGTGGGACCGCGCCCACCCGTACCGCTTCATCGCCCACAACGGCGAGATCAACACCCTGCGCGGCAACATCAACTGGATGCGGGCGCGCGAGAGCCAGTTCGCCTCGCCGCTGTTCGGCGACGACATCCGCAAGATCCTGCCGATCATCGAGCCCAACGGGTCCGACTCGGCGATGTTCGACAACGCCCTCGAGCTGCTCACCCACACCGGTCGCTCGCTGCCGCACGCGGTGATGATGATGATTCCGGAGGCGTGGCAGAACCACGAGACCATGAGCGACGCCAAGAAGGCATTCTACGAGTATCACTCGTGTCTCATGGAGCCGTGGGACGGCCCGGCCTCGATCGCCTTCACCGACGGGACGGTGATCGGCGCCGTCCTCGACCGCAACGGCCTGCGGCCGTCGCGCTACGTGGTCACCAAGGACGGCTTCGTCGTCATGGCCTCGGAGGTCGGCGTGCTCGACATCGCGCCGGAGAACGTCCAGCACAAGGACCGCCTACAGCCCGGCCGCATGTTCCTGGTCGACACCGCGCAGAGGCGCATCATCGCCGACGAGGAGCTGAAGGAGGGCATGGCGGCGCGCCATCCCTACCGCACCTGGGTCGACCAGCACCTGCGGCGGCAGGCGCAACTGCCGACCGCCGCCGAGGCGGCGCCGGCCGCGCCGGGCGACGACCTGCTCACCCGCCAGCAGTGCTTCGGCTACACGCTCGAGGACCTGCGCATCCTCATGGCGCCGATGGCGATCAACGGCCAGGAGGCGGTGGGCTCGATGGGCACCGACACGCCGCTGGCGGTGCTGTCGAACAAGCCGCAGTCGTTGTTCAACTACTTCAAGCAGCTCTTCGCGCAGGTGACGAATCCGCCGATCGACCCGATCCGCGAGGACCTGGTGATGTCGGCGGTGACGACGATCGGCGCCGAGCGCAACCTCTTCGACGAGACGCCGGAACACTGCGCCCAGCTCCGCCTCGAGACGCCGATCCTCACCAACGCCCAACTGGCGCAGATCGCCGCCCTGAACGACGGCGCCCTGCGGGCGGCGCGGCTGCCGATCCACTACCCGGTGCGCCAGGGGGGGGAGGGGCTGCGCGCGGCGCTCGACGCGCTGTGCGCCGCGGCGTCGAAGGCGGTGGCCGACGGCGCCACCATCCTGGTGCTCTCCGACCGCGACATCGACGCGGAGCGCGCGCCGATCCCCAGCCTGCTGGCGGTCGGCGCGGTGCACCACCACCTGATCCGCGAGGGCTCGCGCACCCGCTGCGGCCTGGTGCTCGAATCGGGCGATCCGCGCGAGGTCATGCACTTCGCCCTGCTGATCGGCTACGGCTGCGCCGCCATCAATCCCTATCTCGCGTTCGCCACGCTGGTCGACATGATCCGCACCAATGTCCTCAAGGGCGTCGGCGAGGAGGAGGCGATCGAGCACTACGTCAAGGCGGTCACCAAGGGGCTGCTGAAGGTCGCCTCGAAGATGGGCATCTCGACCATCCAGAGCTATCGCGGGGCGCAGATCTTCGAGGCCATCGGCCTCAACACGGAGCTGGTGGACCGCTACTTCACCTGGACGCCGTCGCGCATCGAGGGCGTCGGCCTCGACGTCATCGCGGAGGAGTGCGCCGCCCGCCATCACCACGCCTTCGAGACCTCGCCCGCGCTCGACGGCGATCTCGACGTCGGCGGCCAGTACCAGTGGCGCCGGCGCGGCGAGTTCCACGCCTACAACCCGGAGACGATCGCCAAGCTGCAGCACAGCGTGCGCAAGGGCAGCTACGCGCTGTTCAAGGAGTACACGCGCCTGGTCGACGACAACAGCCGCGAGATCGCCGCGCTGCGCGGCCTGCTGCGCCTGAAGCCGGGCCGCCCGGTGCCGATCGACGAGGTCGAACCGGCGAGCGAGATCGTGAAGCGGTTCAAGACCGGCGCCATGTCGCTCGGTTCGATCAGCCGCGAGGCGCACGAGAACCTCGCCATCGCGATGAACCGGATCGGCGGCAAGTCGAACACCGGCGAGGGCGGCGAGGATCCGGTGCGCTTCACCCCGGACGCCAACGGCGATCTGCGCCGCAGCGCCATCAAGCAGGTGGCGTCGGGCCGCTTCGGCGTCACCAGCTTCTACCTCGTCAATTCCGACGAGCTGCAGATCAAGATGGCGCAGGGGGCCAAACCCGGCGAGGGCGGCCAGCTTCCGGGCCACAAGATCGACGAGTACATCGCCAAGATCCGCTACTCGACCCCGGGCGTGGGGCTGATCTCGCCGCCGCCGCACCACGACATCTACTCGATCGAGGATCTGGCGCAGCTCATCCACGACCTGAAGAACGCCAACAATCGGGCCCGGGTGAGCGTCAAGCTGGTGGCCGAGGTCGGCGTCGGCACGGTCGCCGCCGGCGTCTCGAAGGCCAAGGCGGACGTCGTGCTGATCAGCGGCTACGACGGCGGCACCGGCGCGTCGCCGCTGACCTCGATCAAGCACGCCGGCATCCCCTGGGAGCTCGGTCTCGCCGAGACGCAGCAGGTGCTGGTGATGAACGACCTGCGCGGCCGCATCCGGGTCGAGACCGACGGCCAGCTCAAGACCGGCCGCGACGTGGTCATCGCCACCCTGCTGGGCGCCGAGGAGTACGGCTTCGCCAGCGCCGCGCTGGTGGCGTCGGGCTGCATCATGATGCGCGTCTGCCACCTCAACACCTGTCCGGTCGGCATCGCGACCCAGGATCCGGTGCTGCGCCAGCGCTTCGAGGGCAAGCCCGAGCACGTGGTGAACTTCATGCTCTTCGTCGCCGAGGAGGTGCGCGAGTACATGGCGCAGCTCGGCTTCCGCACCATCGACGAGATGGTCGGGCGGGTGGATCGCCTCGACGCCCGCGACGCGGTCGAGCACTGGAAGGCGCGCGGCATCGACCTGACCCAGATCCTGCACCGCCCCGAGGTGCCGCCCGAGATCGCCACCCACTGCGTGACCACCCAGGATCACGGCCTCGAGCGCGCCCTCGACAACCAACTGCTGGAGCTGGCGGCGCCGGCGCTCGAGCAGGGCACGGCGGTCGAGATCGCGCTGCCGATCCGCAACATCAACCGCACCGTCACCACCATGCTGTCGGCCGAGATCTCGCGCCGCTGGGGCGAGAACGGCCTGCCGGCCGGCACGATCCGCCTCAATCTCACCGGCTCCGCCGGCCAGAGCTTCGGCGCCTTCATGGCCAACGGCATCGACGTGCATCTCGAGGGCGATGCCAACGACTATTTCGGCAAGGGCATGTCCGGCGGCCGCATGGTGGTGGTGCCGCCGTCGACGGCGACGTTCGTGCCGGAGGAGAACATCATCGTCGGCAACGTCTCGCTCTACGGTGCCACCGGCGGCGAGGTCTTCCTGCGCGGCATGGCCGGGGAGCGTTTCGCGGTCCGCAACAGCGGCGCCACGGCGGTGGTCGAGGGCGTCGGCGACCATGGCTGCGAGTACATGACCAAGGGCCTGGTGGTGGTGCTCGGGGGGACGGGCCGCAACTTCGCCGCCGGCATGAGCGGCGGCGTCGCCTACGTGCTCGACGAGGACGGCGACTTCGCCATCCAGTGCAACAAGGGCATGGTCGACCTCGATCCGCTCGAGGAGCGCGACGCCGAGCAGTTGAAGGAGCTCATCCAGCGCCATTACCAGCTCACCCAGAGCGCCGTGGCGTGGCGCATCCTCTCCGGTTGGAAGGAGCACGTCGGCAGGTTCGTCAAGGTGATGCCGACCGAGTACCGGCGCATCCTGGCCAAGGCGCACCTCGACTCCGACGCCGCGAAGCTGGCGAGCATCTGAAGCAGTGATTCGACGCAGAGGACGCTGAAAGCGCAGGGGTGCGCGGAGGATCACGAACCCTCCCGCGAGGCGCCGAGGGGTCCTCGGCGTCTCTGCGGTGAAGAAGGATTGGCAGACCGATGGGGAAGATCACCGGGTTTCTCGAAATTGAACGGGCGCTGCCGCCGCGGCGGCCGGTGGCGGAGCGGCTCAGGGACTGGCGCGAGCTGGAGGGGAAGCTCGACGACGCGTCGCTGCAGGCGCAGGGCGCGCGCTGCATGGATTGCGGCATTC
This portion of the bacterium genome encodes:
- a CDS encoding Lrp/AsnC family transcriptional regulator, with translation MKFDLEQPDLDEIDLRILALLQEHCKTPLAKIGERVGLSAPAVIERIKKLEESGVIVGYRALIDARKLGHDIGAFIGVLTTHPRGIRDVEEQIASRPEVLECHHVTGGYTLLLKVRTADTSTLEELISHLRSIEGVTRTETMVVLSTFTERQLEVRPEAPPVKKRARKSVSKVLLQAKSTG
- the gltB gene encoding glutamate synthase large subunit: MERALKRQGLYDPFFEHDACGVGFVANIDGTRSHAIIEQGLTVLRNLTHRGACGCDPETGDGAGILLQVPDAFLRKACAAIDIELPPAGEYGVGLVFLPRDVQERNHCERAFAKIVREEGQKMLGWRTVPVDERHCGSLARRNLPEIRQIFIGRGARTPDQAALERKLYVIRKRIERQIRESNLNDREYFYVPSLSARTLVYKGLLLPEQIPAFYLDLVDPDLASALALVHQRFSTNTLPSWDRAHPYRFIAHNGEINTLRGNINWMRARESQFASPLFGDDIRKILPIIEPNGSDSAMFDNALELLTHTGRSLPHAVMMMIPEAWQNHETMSDAKKAFYEYHSCLMEPWDGPASIAFTDGTVIGAVLDRNGLRPSRYVVTKDGFVVMASEVGVLDIAPENVQHKDRLQPGRMFLVDTAQRRIIADEELKEGMAARHPYRTWVDQHLRRQAQLPTAAEAAPAAPGDDLLTRQQCFGYTLEDLRILMAPMAINGQEAVGSMGTDTPLAVLSNKPQSLFNYFKQLFAQVTNPPIDPIREDLVMSAVTTIGAERNLFDETPEHCAQLRLETPILTNAQLAQIAALNDGALRAARLPIHYPVRQGGEGLRAALDALCAAASKAVADGATILVLSDRDIDAERAPIPSLLAVGAVHHHLIREGSRTRCGLVLESGDPREVMHFALLIGYGCAAINPYLAFATLVDMIRTNVLKGVGEEEAIEHYVKAVTKGLLKVASKMGISTIQSYRGAQIFEAIGLNTELVDRYFTWTPSRIEGVGLDVIAEECAARHHHAFETSPALDGDLDVGGQYQWRRRGEFHAYNPETIAKLQHSVRKGSYALFKEYTRLVDDNSREIAALRGLLRLKPGRPVPIDEVEPASEIVKRFKTGAMSLGSISREAHENLAIAMNRIGGKSNTGEGGEDPVRFTPDANGDLRRSAIKQVASGRFGVTSFYLVNSDELQIKMAQGAKPGEGGQLPGHKIDEYIAKIRYSTPGVGLISPPPHHDIYSIEDLAQLIHDLKNANNRARVSVKLVAEVGVGTVAAGVSKAKADVVLISGYDGGTGASPLTSIKHAGIPWELGLAETQQVLVMNDLRGRIRVETDGQLKTGRDVVIATLLGAEEYGFASAALVASGCIMMRVCHLNTCPVGIATQDPVLRQRFEGKPEHVVNFMLFVAEEVREYMAQLGFRTIDEMVGRVDRLDARDAVEHWKARGIDLTQILHRPEVPPEIATHCVTTQDHGLERALDNQLLELAAPALEQGTAVEIALPIRNINRTVTTMLSAEISRRWGENGLPAGTIRLNLTGSAGQSFGAFMANGIDVHLEGDANDYFGKGMSGGRMVVVPPSTATFVPEENIIVGNVSLYGATGGEVFLRGMAGERFAVRNSGATAVVEGVGDHGCEYMTKGLVVVLGGTGRNFAAGMSGGVAYVLDEDGDFAIQCNKGMVDLDPLEERDAEQLKELIQRHYQLTQSAVAWRILSGWKEHVGRFVKVMPTEYRRILAKAHLDSDAAKLASI